One region of Culex pipiens pallens isolate TS chromosome 2, TS_CPP_V2, whole genome shotgun sequence genomic DNA includes:
- the LOC120421113 gene encoding zinc finger protein 600-like: protein MDYNAYNNKLYAAPNQPLPSGSGFFQPGASTSFLKVPNPPIVLKQETVIAPPHGGAATPPVNYSQSAGHHYQEAHQLDQKPIYYSKPLDLQLVANSYAIAQQQQQHQQQQQVFHLSHEYHHEHSNASTISSTVDQQVHHQQHQHPGAYSVQSSPVASGSNSLLVPQHTAIVVDQKLSFSCEVCAKLFDSKAKLEKHCRTHSEEPTFECRMCDKKFRTQSTLTCHEKVHGENGVDNIFSCVTCGKVFKSDDKLQVHMRLHTGEKPYQCKICMKCFNHQSNLIVHSRIHEKVKKALKCDLCNKVLDNEERLAIHMRLHTGEKPYKCSYCDKRFNHKSTVCTHEKTVHIAANAYKCDRCHKTFNQKCQLQYHEKLQENHVIACTMCDKVFCYKASHKDHMFRVHFPRSKKHRIIPSTNTNNENDGSGRNKFKCNVCDRRFYYKRALEMHMGVHDITLDTNVLYFSCNYCPETFTDEEPLLKHEAEHVANNTTDFLENMKSLEQSEEDPENGEVCGKLRCPLCFARFDEMSQLRDHHKTHLCSNAEKCDKCGPTLAEDYDLMASTYNEADDTVPTQCQICERTLGNFELYQNHFHYHTSRVPFYCYQCRKEFTDKKELYAHTKTHASRDLESYTCEICAKVFSTKGNFRRHLKSHETVRAFACDRCFKQFDYKSSLDTHLKKAHGIESYS, encoded by the exons ATGGACTACAACGCGTACAACAACAAACTGTA TGCCGCCCCGAATCAACCACTTCCAAGTGGGTCCGGATTCTTCCAGCCCGGCGCGTCGACGTCCTTCCTGAAGGTCCCGAATCCACCGATCGTGTTGAAGCAAGAAACTGTCATAGCTCCTCCGCATGGTGGCGCTGCAACGCCACCGGTTAACTACAGCCAGAGTGCCGGCCACCACTACCAGGAGGCTCATCAGCTGGACCAGAAACCCATTTACTACAGCAAACCGCTCGACCTGCAGTTGGTGGCCAATTCGTACGCGATcgctcagcaacaacaacagcatcagcagcaacagcaggtcTTCCACTTGTCCCACGAGTATCATCACGAGCATTCCAATGCGTCCACGATCAGCTCGACGGTGGATCAGCAGGTGCACCATCAGCAGCATCAGCATCCCGGGGCTTACAGCGTGCAGTCTTCGCCGGTGGCTTCTGGAAGTAACTCGCTGCTCGTTCCACAGCATACGGCGATCGTGGTGGACCAGAAGTTATCGTTCAGCTGTGAAGTTTGTGCTAAGTTGTTTGATTCGAAAGCCAAGCTGGAGAAACACTGCCGGACGCACAGCGAAGAACCAACGTTCGAGTGTCGGATGTGCGACAAGAAGTTCAGGACGCAGAGTACGTTGACCTGTCACGAGAAGGTTCACGGGGAGAACGGGGTGGACAATATTTTCTCGTGTGTTACCTGTGGGAAGGTTTTCAAGAGTGACGACAAGCTGCAGGTTCACATGCGACTTCATACGGGGGAAAAGCCATACCAGTGCAAGATCTGCATGAAATGCTTCAACCATCAGTCGAATCTGATTGTTCACTCGAGGATTCACGAGAAGGTCAAGAAGGCGTTAAAATGTGATTTATGCAATAAGGTTCTGGATAACGAGGAAAGATTAGCGATTCATATGCGACTCCACACTGGGGAGAAACCCTACAAATGTTCGTACTGTGACAAGCGGTTCAATCACAAAAGCACGGTTTGCACTCACGAAAAGACGGTGCACATCGCTGCAAATGCGTACAAGTGCGATCGTTGCCACAAAACGTTCAATCAGAAGTGTCAACTTCAGTATCATGAAAAGCTTCAGGAGAACCACGTGATTGCGTGCACAATGTGCGACAAGGTGTTCTGTTACAAGGCCAGTCATAAGGACCACATGTTCCGAGTCCACTTCCCACGAAGCAAGAAGCATCGCATCATCCCAAGCACCAACACCAACAATGAAAACGATGGTTCCGGTCGGAACAAGTTCAAGTGCAACGTGTGTGATCGACGCTTCTACTACAAGCGTGCCCTGGAGATGCATATGGGCGTTCACGACATCACGCTGGACACGAACGTGCTGTACTTCTCGTGCAACTACTGTCCGGAAACGTTCACCGACGAAGAGCCTCTGCTCAAGCACGAAGCGGAACACGTGGCCAACAACACGACCGACTTCCTGGAAAACATGAAATCCCTCGAGCAATCCGAGGAAGACCCGGAAAACGGCGAAGTCTGCGGCAAGCTGCGCTGCCCCCTTTGCTTCGCCCGTTTCGACGAAATGTCCCAACTCCGAGATCACCACAAAACTCACCTCTGCAGCAACGCCGAGAAGTGCGACAAATGCGGACCAACCCTGGCCGAAGATTACGACCTCATGGCGAGCACGTACAACGAAGCCGACGACACCGTCCCCACCCAGTGTCAAATCTGCGAACGCACCCTCGGCAACTTCGAACTCTATCAGAACCACTTCCACTACCACACCTCCCGAGTCCCGTTCTACTGCTACCAGTGTCGCAAAGAGTTCACCGACAAGAAGGAACTGTACGCGCACACCAAAACGCACGCCTCGCGCGATCTCGAGTCGTACACGTGCGAAATCTGCGCCAAGGTGTTCTCCACCAAGGGCAACTTCCGGCGCCACCTCAAGTCGCACGAAACGGTGCGGGCGTTCGCGTGCGATCGTTGCTTCAAGCAGTTCGACTACAAGAGCTCGCTCGACACGCACCTCAAGAAGGCGCATGGGATTGAGTCGTACTCGTGA